From Pararhodobacter zhoushanensis, the proteins below share one genomic window:
- the rsfS gene encoding ribosome silencing factor, translating into MARDFTADDVLALVLQSLDDDKAEEVVKIDLRGRSSMSDYMVIASGRSSRQVGAIAEKLIERLKEQFRITPRSEGKETGDWVLIDANGVVVHVFRPEVRDFYQLERMWQVPTGQD; encoded by the coding sequence ATGGCCCGTGATTTTACGGCTGACGATGTACTGGCATTGGTCCTGCAATCCCTTGATGACGACAAAGCCGAAGAGGTCGTCAAGATCGACCTGCGCGGTCGCTCGTCGATGTCCGATTACATGGTGATCGCCTCGGGTCGTTCGTCTCGTCAGGTTGGCGCCATCGCCGAAAAGCTGATCGAGCGGCTCAAGGAACAGTTCCGCATCACGCCCCGGTCCGAGGGCAAGGAAACCGGCGACTGGGTGCTGATCGACGCCAATGGCGTCGTGGTGCATGTCTTCCGCCCCGAAGTGCGCGACTTCTATCAACTCGAACGCATGTGGCAGGTGCCAACCGGCCAGGACTAA
- the rlmH gene encoding 23S rRNA (pseudouridine(1915)-N(3))-methyltransferase RlmH encodes MRLHLCVVGRIRSGPERVLIDDYLKRLDRTGRPLGLGPAAEHEVEDKRGGGMEAEAALLDRACPQGAVRVMLDERGAVMTSPEFAGRLERWRDTGAQDVAFFIGGADGLAPSLRAGADAALSFGQMVWPHALARVMLAEQLYRAATILAGSPYHRV; translated from the coding sequence ATGCGGCTGCATCTGTGCGTGGTGGGCAGGATCCGTTCAGGCCCGGAACGCGTTCTGATCGACGATTATCTGAAACGCCTCGACCGGACCGGGCGGCCTTTGGGGCTTGGCCCGGCGGCGGAGCATGAGGTCGAGGACAAGCGCGGCGGCGGCATGGAAGCCGAGGCTGCGCTGCTCGACCGCGCCTGCCCGCAGGGCGCGGTGCGCGTGATGCTGGACGAGCGCGGCGCGGTGATGACCTCGCCCGAGTTCGCCGGGCGGCTGGAGCGCTGGCGTGACACGGGCGCGCAGGATGTGGCGTTCTTTATCGGCGGCGCAGACGGGCTCGCCCCATCGCTGCGCGCGGGGGCAGATGCGGCGCTGTCGTTCGGGCAGATGGTCTGGCCGCACGCCCTGGCGCGGGTGATGCTGGCCGAGCAACTCTATCGCGCGGCGACAATTCTGGCGGGCTCGCCGTATCATCGGGTGTGA
- the gpmI gene encoding 2,3-bisphosphoglycerate-independent phosphoglycerate mutase, with protein sequence MTRAKPVVLCILDGWGINPNPLGNAVALADTPNFDRVMATCPNATLVTFGPDVGLPTGQMGNSEVGHTNIGAGRVVAMDLGQIDLAVEDGSFAANAALGEFIARLQDSGGTAHLMAVVSDGGVHGHISHLKAAVKAIAGAGIPVAIHAITDGRDVAPKSAQGFIDDLLSDLPAGATIATVIGRYWAMDRDSRWERVERAYDAMVEGQGKPCAGAAEAVAEAYAAGETDEFITPTVLGDYKGARGGDGLFCLNFRADRAREILAAIGAPAFNGFAVKNRVNWAMLLGMVEYSDAHNAFMHTAFPKRVIRNTLGEWVAKQGLRQFRLAETEKYPHVTFFLNGGRETPEEGEDRFMPSSPKVATYDLQPEMSAPEVTDHFVAAIEEGYDLIVVNYANPDMVGHTGIVEAGIKAVEEVDRDLGRVLEALEKVGGAMLLTADHGNCETMIDYATGGPHTAHTTNLVPVALVNWPEAVTLDEGRLADVAPTLLEMMGLPQPDEMTGHSLIRRG encoded by the coding sequence ATGACCCGCGCCAAACCTGTCGTTCTGTGCATTCTGGACGGCTGGGGCATCAACCCCAACCCTCTGGGCAACGCCGTCGCGCTGGCCGACACCCCCAATTTCGACCGTGTCATGGCGACCTGCCCAAACGCCACTCTGGTGACCTTTGGTCCCGACGTCGGTCTGCCCACCGGTCAGATGGGCAATTCCGAGGTCGGGCACACCAATATCGGCGCGGGCCGGGTGGTGGCGATGGATCTGGGGCAGATCGATCTGGCGGTCGAGGATGGCTCCTTCGCCGCCAATGCCGCGCTGGGTGAGTTCATCGCGCGGTTGCAAGACAGCGGTGGCACGGCGCATCTGATGGCCGTGGTCTCGGATGGCGGGGTGCATGGCCACATCAGCCATCTGAAAGCCGCAGTGAAGGCGATTGCCGGGGCCGGGATCCCGGTTGCGATCCATGCGATCACCGACGGCCGCGACGTTGCCCCCAAGTCAGCGCAAGGCTTCATCGATGATCTGCTGTCGGATCTCCCTGCCGGCGCGACAATCGCCACGGTGATCGGGCGCTATTGGGCGATGGACCGCGACTCGCGCTGGGAACGGGTCGAGCGCGCCTATGACGCAATGGTCGAGGGGCAGGGTAAGCCCTGCGCCGGTGCCGCTGAGGCGGTGGCCGAAGCCTATGCCGCCGGGGAGACGGATGAGTTCATCACCCCCACCGTCCTTGGCGACTACAAGGGCGCGCGGGGCGGCGATGGTCTGTTCTGTCTGAACTTCCGCGCCGACCGCGCGCGCGAGATCCTGGCCGCGATCGGTGCGCCGGCGTTCAACGGGTTCGCGGTCAAGAACCGGGTCAACTGGGCCATGCTTTTGGGCATGGTCGAGTATTCCGATGCCCACAACGCCTTCATGCACACGGCCTTTCCCAAGCGGGTGATCCGCAACACGTTGGGTGAATGGGTGGCCAAGCAGGGCCTGCGCCAGTTCCGGCTGGCCGAGACCGAGAAATACCCGCATGTTACCTTCTTCCTGAACGGCGGTCGTGAAACGCCGGAAGAGGGCGAGGATCGCTTCATGCCCTCCAGCCCCAAGGTCGCCACCTATGACCTGCAGCCCGAGATGTCGGCGCCTGAAGTCACCGATCATTTCGTCGCGGCGATCGAGGAAGGCTATGACCTGATCGTGGTGAATTACGCCAACCCTGACATGGTCGGACACACCGGCATCGTCGAAGCCGGGATCAAGGCCGTGGAAGAGGTCGACCGCGATCTGGGTCGCGTGCTGGAAGCGCTGGAAAAGGTCGGCGGGGCGATGCTCCTGACGGCTGATCACGGCAATTGCGAGACGATGATCGATTACGCCACCGGCGGGCCGCACACCGCGCACACCACCAATCTGGTGCCCGTGGCGCTGGTCAACTGGCCCGAGGCGGTGACGCTGGATGAGGGGCGTCTGGCCGATGTCGCGCCGACGTTGCTTGAGATGATGGGGCTGCCGCAGCCCGACGAGATGACCGGTCACAGCCTGATCCGGCGGGGTTGA